One stretch of Malus domestica chromosome 14, GDT2T_hap1 DNA includes these proteins:
- the LOC103454177 gene encoding uncharacterized protein has translation MVVKMMRWRPWPPLTTKKYEVRLVVRRLEGWDLVSEGAGEAGPQDQEKEDKWSAEIRWKGSKVKVGALSSLRRAVVKRNFTREVVASSEDGVVSWDEEFHSVCSLSAYKDNVFHPWEIVFTVFNGLNQGAKSKAPAVGTASVNLAEFVSEAEQKEIELHIPLASSGSAAELCISLSLLELRTTQEITEPVQRSILPVQSPPQSAEAVSLEKDELSALKAGLRKVKIFTEYVSARKAKKPCHEEDGGSEGKCSARSDDGDYNYPFDSDSLDEFEEGESEEVKEDSSVRKSFSYGTLAHANYAGGSIYSNMRINSEGEDWVYYSNRKSDLECSQTEEPTAPVFEPPASSKRGLLSWRKRKLSFIRSPKAKGEPLLKKAYGEEGGDDIDFDRRQLSSDESLSLGWNKTEEDSSANRSSVSEFGDDNFAIGSWEHKEVTNRDGHMNLHTQIFSASIDQRSERAAGESACTALVAVIADWFQNNQELMPIKSQFDSLIREGSLEWRNLCENETYRERFPDKHFDLETVLQAKIRPLSVVPGKSFIGFFHPEVVDEGQFDFLHGAMSFDNIWDEISRAGSECASNGEPQIYIVSWNDHFFILKVEAEAYYIIDTLGERLYEGCNQAYILKFDSNTTIYKMKNIAQSSDDKPKTSDQQIVAAEAGESRNQQVSAKEDESTAEAEITKPEEPKEAEEVVCQGKESCKEYIKSFLAAIPIRELQADLKKGLMSSTPLHHRLQIEFHYTQLLKLLPATPAAEMAADASQSPQLSTTEVAA, from the exons AtggtggtgaagatgatgaggtGGCGACCGTGGCCGCCTCTGACGACGAAGAAGTACGAGGTGAGGCTGGTAGTGCGGAGGCTGGAGGGCTGGGATCTGGTGAGCGAGGGTGCAGGCGAGGCCGGTCCACAGGACCAAGAAAAAGAGGACAAGTGGTCGGCGGAgattaggtggaagggatccaAGGTCAAGGTTGGGGCTTTGAGCTCTCTCCGGCGCGCCGTCGTCAAGAGGAACTTTACCAGAGAGGTCGTGGCTTCGTCTGAAGACGGCGTCGTTTCCTGGGACGAGGAGTTTCACAGCGTTTGCTCTCTCTCGGCTTACAAGGACAATGTATTTCACCCTTGGGAGATCGTATTCACTGTCTTTAAT GGTTTGAATCAAGGTGCCAAAAGTAAGGCTCCTGCTGTTGGAACGGCATCAGTGAACCTTGCTGAATTTGTTTCGGAAGCTGAACAGAAGGAGATTGAGTTACATATCCCCCTCGCCTCATCTGGTTCTGCTGCTGAACTTTGT ATATCACTCAGCTTATTGGAACTGAGAACTACTCAAGAAATTACAGAGCCAGTGCAGAGATCAATTTTGCCTGTTCAATCACCTCCCCAGTCAGCAGAAGCTGTATCTCTAGAAAAAGATGAACTTTCTGCTCTGAAAGCTGGTCTTAGAAAAGTAAAGATTTTCACAGAGTATGTATCTGCCAGAAAAGCAAAAAAGCCCTGCCATGAGGAGGATGGCGGTAGTGAGGGCAAGTGCTCTGCTAGGAGTGACGATGGTGATTATAATTATCCTTTTGACTCTGATTCGCTTGATGAATTCGAGGAAGGTGAATCAGAAGAGGTCAAAGAGGATTCCAGCGTTAGGAAGTCATTCAGTTATGGCACGCTGGCTCATGCAAATTATGCTGGGGGATCAATTTACTCCAATATGAGAATCAATAGTGAAGGTGAGGACTGGGTTTACTACAGCAATCGCAAATCAGATCTTGAATGCTCACAAACTGAGGAGCCCACTGCACCAGTGTTTGAGCCGCCTGCAAGTTCAAAACGAGGCTTACTATCTTGGAGGAAGAGAAAGTTGAGCTTCATTCGATCTCCCAAGGCCAAAGGAGAACCTTTGTTAAAGAAGGCCTATGGTGAAGAAGGTGGTGATGACATTGACTTTGATCGTCGGCAGCTTAGCTCTGATGAATCTCTATCTCTCGGC TGGAATAAGACGGAGGAGGATTCATCTGCTAATCGGTCGTCAGTGTCTGAATTTGGGGATGATAATTTTGCCATCGGCAGTTGGGAGCACAAGGAAGTGACAAACCGCGATGGACACATGAATCTTCACACCCAGATCTTTTCTGCTTCTATTGATCAGCGTAGTGAGCGAGCAGCGGGTGAGAGTGCTTGTACAGCTCTGGTTGCAGTGATTGCTGATTGGTTTCAGAATAACCAAGAGCTCATGCCCATAAAGTCTCAGTTTGATAGTTTGATTCGGGAAGGCTCATTAGAGTGGAGGAATCTCTGCGAAAATGAGACCTACAGGGAGCGATTCCCCGACAAGCACTTTGATCTTGAGACGGTCCTGCAAGCGAAAATACGTCCTCTTTCTGTAGTTCCGGGGAAATCGTTCATTGGGTTTTTCCATCCTGAGGTTGTGGACGAGGGACAATTTGACTTTTTACATGGTGCAATGTCCTTTGATAACATTTGGGATGAGATTAGCCGTGCTGGATCAGAATGTGCTAGCAATGGCGAACCTCAAATTTATATCGTCAGCTGGAATGACCATTTCTTCATTCTCAAGGTTGAAGCTGAAGCTTACTACATCATCGACACATTAGGGGAGAGGCTCTATGAAGGCTGCAACCAGGCCTACATCTTAAAATTTGACAGCAACACGACAATttacaaaatgaaaaatattgcACAATCATCTGATGATAAACCGAAAACCAGTGATCAGCAAATTGTGGCAGCAGAAGCAGGAGAATCCAGGAACCAGCAGGTCAGTGCAAAGGAGGATGAATCTACAGCAGAGGCAGAGATAACCAAGCCAGAGGAGCCGAAGGAGGCAGAGGAGGTGGTGTGTCAAGGGAAGGAGTCCTGCAAAGAGTATATAAAGAGCTTTTTGGCTGCGATTCCAATAAGGGAGTTGCAGGCGGATCTCAAGAAAGGACTAATGTCGTCCACACCTCTCCATCACCGGTTACAGATTGAGTTCCACTACACCCAGTTACTAAAACTGCTGCCGGCTACTCCAGCAGCAGAAATGGCCGCAGACGCTTCACAAAGTCCCCAACTTTCAACAACAGAGGTTGCGGCATAG